TTGCACCGGCTGTTACCCTTCGCTCTTTCCCCCCTTCTGCCGCCAAGGCTCAGACGAGTTTCCTTATCCGGCCGACCTCCTGATCGGCCAAACGCGTCGGTTCAGGCAGCCGGTATCGGGTGCACATTTTAAGGACCAGCTCGCGGGCCGACGAGATGGACACCCGGTGCCCGGGCGACACGTACAGGGGTTTGACGCGGTCGCGCGAACGCAGCACGGCGCCCACCACTCGGCCTCGGGAAACTAACTCGCTGAAAGAGCCGCGCGTCAGACCAGGCTCCTGTCGCGCCCGCAGCCGGAGGCTGCTTTTGGCGCATCCGATGGTGGGCAGATCGAATAATAAGCCGAGGTGTGACGCCAGTCCGAAGCGTCGCGGGTGAGCGATGCCGTGTCCGTCGCAAACGAGCAGGTCCGGCCGGAGGGCCAACTTGCCCAAGGCAAACTCAATGGCAGGGATTTCGCGGAACGAGAGCAACCCCGGAACGTACGGAAAGCTGAT
This DNA window, taken from Verrucomicrobiota bacterium, encodes the following:
- the nfi gene encoding deoxyribonuclease V, which produces MEPVHRHSWEVTPDEAVALQKELSTRLIIRDEFPVPLQLVGGVDVAYREDKSLAIAAAVVLDAVTLQVKELVHAESGISFPYVPGLLSFREIPAIEFALGKLALRPDLLVCDGHGIAHPRRFGLASHLGLLFDLPTIGCAKSSLRLRARQEPGLTRGSFSELVSRGRVVGAVLRSRDRVKPLYVSPGHRVSISSARELVLKMCTRYRLPEPTRLADQEVGRIRKLV